From one Lactiplantibacillus paraplantarum genomic stretch:
- a CDS encoding YhgE/Pip domain-containing protein: MIKAEWAYMRKHKLMIIVMAIIMFIPSIYAVTFLRSMWDPYGRLNDLPVAVVNHDQAVTYQGKQLSVGRNLTTTLKKSDALKFKQVSADQAATGLKNGHYYMVLTIPKSFSRHATTLLDQHPQAMVLHYDTSAGHNFVASKMADSAVTSIRTSVAQTITTSYAKTMFAAIKQLDSGLKTAATNNQKLATGGKQLQTANQKIATNLDTLAASSLKLKQGSQTMTVGLTKYINGASQLQAGNQKVVAGLTQLLVKSNQLVAGIAQLSNGAQALNQGVGQYVAGVQQVNTGTTRVNSGAHQVASGTQQFSSGTTQLATGTQQFSTGLNTYVTGVNKVNTGANSLSQGADQLQSRTQRLTGATTALTNGASQLSTGIQTLGQASTTLTTGLQKLQSQLKQPEDNQAAINATVTAMKKQAAGTNLTAVKTALNTLTTAIKTSNTLHASVAATADSQKLTAAQKSAILATVDQSANSDAINAALTSLSTALTQVDQPTVDTTALTKALSATNQQQTALASTVSRLTAGAQSLTTGLQTTGTAANKLSSNLAQFNATLPQLTTGITTIATGATNLASGTNTLTTNSQQLTQGFQTLNANTSLLNQKSQQLATGANQVAAGTQQLATGTSQLSTKGNQLTQGTSQVATGLQNVQSNLPSLTNGVSQLATGSQRVATGLNQLATSGNTLTAGSNQLANGNKQLATGAQQLASGANQVTSAGSKLQTGNQTLATKLGAAADKGKIKPSKLTYQQVAKPVTTTHTDRDDVPNNGTGMAPYMLSVSLFVGALALNMMFDMYTPRKHPKSALDWWSSKASIMLVFSIMESSIMLGLMMLINGLSPIHPWATWLLLTLTALLFMTIVAWLNLVLGKAGAFFSMVLLVLQLGGSAGTYPIQLSGHFFQVIHPWLPMSYSVNGLRQTLMTGNTALPEMGVLGLFLILFIALTWLFFIRRYPRLAQIDFEDSAAVKATQSKLAALVQRKARAKAADQDKN; this comes from the coding sequence ATGATTAAAGCAGAATGGGCGTATATGCGAAAGCACAAACTGATGATTATCGTGATGGCCATCATCATGTTTATCCCATCAATCTATGCCGTCACGTTTCTTCGCTCCATGTGGGATCCATATGGGCGTTTAAATGACCTGCCAGTAGCCGTCGTTAATCACGATCAGGCCGTCACTTATCAGGGCAAACAGCTCAGCGTCGGACGGAATTTGACGACCACCTTAAAAAAATCCGATGCCTTAAAGTTCAAGCAAGTCAGCGCTGATCAAGCGGCAACGGGCTTAAAAAACGGCCATTACTACATGGTCCTAACGATTCCAAAAAGCTTCTCACGCCACGCAACCACCTTGCTTGACCAGCATCCGCAAGCCATGGTCTTACACTATGACACGAGTGCCGGCCATAACTTCGTTGCCAGTAAGATGGCTGACTCCGCAGTAACTTCCATCCGCACATCCGTGGCCCAGACCATCACGACCAGTTATGCTAAGACGATGTTTGCAGCCATCAAACAACTTGACAGCGGCCTTAAAACAGCAGCTACTAATAATCAGAAGCTAGCAACGGGCGGCAAGCAACTACAAACCGCCAATCAAAAAATTGCAACTAACCTAGACACCTTAGCCGCCAGCTCACTGAAATTAAAGCAGGGTAGTCAAACAATGACCGTTGGGTTGACCAAATATATCAACGGGGCCTCACAACTCCAAGCTGGCAATCAAAAAGTTGTCGCTGGTCTAACGCAGCTACTCGTTAAGAGCAACCAACTAGTCGCCGGAATAGCGCAACTTAGTAATGGTGCTCAAGCTTTGAATCAGGGCGTTGGCCAATACGTCGCCGGCGTTCAACAAGTCAACACTGGGACAACTAGAGTCAACAGCGGTGCTCACCAAGTTGCTAGTGGCACTCAGCAATTCAGCAGTGGGACGACGCAACTGGCGACTGGCACCCAACAATTCAGTACCGGCCTGAACACCTATGTCACTGGTGTCAATAAGGTCAACACTGGGGCTAACAGTCTTAGCCAAGGCGCTGATCAATTACAGTCACGAACGCAACGTCTAACTGGTGCAACTACCGCCCTAACCAACGGAGCAAGTCAGCTAAGCACCGGTATTCAGACGCTAGGGCAAGCTAGCACGACACTCACAACGGGCTTACAAAAACTGCAATCACAACTTAAACAACCTGAAGACAACCAAGCAGCAATTAATGCAACCGTGACAGCCATGAAAAAGCAAGCTGCCGGGACCAACCTAACAGCGGTCAAAACTGCCCTGAACACATTAACAACAGCCATTAAAACTAGCAACACCCTCCACGCAAGCGTGGCGGCAACGGCAGATAGTCAAAAATTAACGGCGGCCCAAAAATCAGCTATCTTGGCAACGGTCGATCAGTCGGCCAATAGCGATGCCATCAACGCGGCCCTAACTAGTTTGTCGACGGCCTTAACACAAGTCGATCAGCCAACCGTAGACACCACCGCCCTGACTAAGGCGCTCAGTGCGACCAATCAACAACAAACCGCCCTCGCCTCAACAGTGTCGCGGCTGACCGCTGGTGCACAATCACTAACGACGGGCCTTCAGACGACGGGCACGGCAGCTAACAAGCTAAGTTCTAATTTAGCCCAGTTTAATGCCACGTTACCACAACTGACAACTGGAATTACCACGATTGCCACTGGTGCAACCAACTTAGCTAGTGGGACCAACACGCTCACCACCAACAGTCAGCAACTAACCCAGGGCTTCCAGACGCTCAACGCTAATACTAGTCTGCTCAATCAGAAGAGCCAACAGCTCGCAACCGGTGCTAACCAAGTCGCCGCTGGGACTCAGCAACTGGCCACCGGAACGAGTCAACTCAGTACTAAGGGCAACCAGTTAACCCAAGGTACTAGTCAAGTGGCAACGGGACTTCAAAATGTCCAGTCCAACTTGCCAAGTTTAACCAATGGCGTTTCTCAACTCGCAACGGGCAGTCAACGCGTTGCTACGGGTCTCAACCAACTCGCCACTAGCGGCAACACCTTAACAGCTGGAAGTAACCAACTCGCTAACGGTAACAAACAATTAGCGACTGGCGCACAACAACTAGCCAGTGGGGCTAACCAAGTCACGAGCGCTGGTAGCAAACTTCAAACTGGTAATCAAACCTTAGCAACCAAACTGGGAGCAGCTGCCGACAAAGGTAAAATCAAACCATCCAAGCTGACGTATCAACAAGTTGCTAAACCAGTCACAACGACTCACACAGACCGTGATGACGTTCCTAATAATGGGACTGGCATGGCGCCTTATATGTTAAGTGTTTCGTTATTTGTTGGTGCCCTGGCTCTCAACATGATGTTTGATATGTATACCCCACGCAAGCATCCGAAGTCCGCACTCGACTGGTGGAGCAGTAAAGCCAGCATCATGCTTGTCTTCTCAATTATGGAAAGCAGTATCATGCTTGGTCTGATGATGCTGATCAATGGTCTCAGCCCGATTCACCCCTGGGCCACGTGGTTGCTACTCACACTGACGGCGCTACTCTTTATGACGATTGTCGCCTGGCTTAACTTAGTTCTCGGTAAGGCCGGGGCCTTCTTCAGCATGGTACTCTTGGTCCTACAACTCGGAGGCTCAGCCGGAACGTATCCAATTCAATTATCCGGCCACTTTTTCCAAGTTATTCATCCGTGGTTACCGATGAGCTATAGTGTGAACGGCTTACGGCAAACATTGATGACCGGTAATACCGCCCTACCTGAAATGGGTGTCTTAGGGCTGTTTCTGATCCTGTTCATTGCCTTAACGTGGTTATTCTTTATCCGCCGTTACCCCCGCCTCGCTCAGATCGACTTTGAAGACTCCGCAGCAGTCAAAGCAACGCAGAGTAAACTAGCAGCCCTTGTTCAGCGAAAAGCGCGGGCAAAAGCAGCTGATCAGGATAAAAATTAG
- the msrA gene encoding peptide-methionine (S)-S-oxide reductase MsrA yields MKSNSEDLLRELYNLIINPATRDWERHLLVQAKDNHQQLSPTGQLKQLEADLRPLAIRDNLTPDVMDFYLAITGNAPTPTRTTVTTSRPTVASPHEERAVFAGGCFWCMVEPFDQRPGINAVISGYTGGSWEQPTYEQVSGQYTGHVEAVEIKYDAREISYQELVDIYWQLIDPTDRFGQINDRGSQYRPVIFYADQSQLAIAQASKQAVIDAQRYQKPIVVAIEPLQQFWPAENYHQDFYRKQPRRYQRLKKTHDRYLHWLKFKNKF; encoded by the coding sequence ATGAAATCAAACAGCGAAGACTTACTACGCGAATTATACAACCTAATTATCAACCCGGCGACGCGGGACTGGGAACGCCACTTATTAGTCCAAGCCAAGGACAATCATCAGCAACTGTCACCGACTGGCCAATTAAAACAACTGGAAGCTGATTTGCGGCCACTAGCTATCCGCGACAACTTAACTCCGGATGTCATGGACTTTTATCTCGCAATCACTGGCAATGCGCCTACCCCGACGCGAACAACAGTGACAACATCCCGGCCGACGGTAGCATCACCTCATGAAGAACGGGCTGTCTTTGCTGGCGGGTGTTTTTGGTGCATGGTTGAGCCCTTTGATCAGCGTCCCGGAATTAACGCCGTCATTTCTGGTTACACGGGTGGCTCATGGGAACAACCTACTTATGAACAAGTTAGCGGGCAGTATACTGGGCACGTTGAAGCCGTTGAAATTAAGTATGATGCCCGTGAAATCTCATACCAGGAACTGGTCGATATTTATTGGCAATTGATCGACCCCACTGACCGCTTTGGCCAAATTAACGATCGTGGTAGCCAGTATCGACCAGTTATCTTCTATGCCGATCAAAGTCAATTAGCCATTGCCCAAGCATCCAAACAAGCCGTTATCGACGCGCAACGTTATCAAAAACCAATTGTCGTGGCCATTGAACCGCTACAGCAATTTTGGCCCGCAGAAAATTACCATCAAGACTTTTACCGTAAGCAACCACGACGCTATCAGCGGCTGAAAAAAACGCATGACCGCTATCTACATTGGTTGAAATTCAAGAACAAATTTTAA
- a CDS encoding LysR family transcriptional regulator, whose amino-acid sequence MDINQLQTFLRVSEYGSFTRAGEQSFISGTAVMKQINRLEIELNLKLFDRTATGVQLTPQGKKFKPYVQQVLDLLNTAVEETRRVRTDDKRIITIGTSLLHPADPFMQLWQQVAPTMDKFQIRLVQLQEDLNSSNREYAMLGRSSDLIVGTFDSTTLKHAFSAVKLGSYQFGIAVRSDNPLAQLDEISFADLADQKVLMVPVGISEKNDILRQEMLATVPSIHPIDTSGRYDINTFNQTVEENIAMISLTPWKNIHPNLVTIPLKTDVTVAYGLLSTKFPGKKVADFLHEFIKVDSRQHNKA is encoded by the coding sequence ATGGATATTAACCAACTACAAACGTTTTTACGAGTTAGCGAGTACGGTAGCTTTACTAGAGCCGGCGAGCAGAGTTTTATTTCCGGAACAGCCGTCATGAAACAAATCAACCGACTTGAAATCGAACTCAACCTTAAACTTTTTGATCGAACCGCTACCGGTGTGCAATTGACGCCACAAGGTAAAAAGTTCAAGCCGTACGTGCAACAAGTTTTAGACTTATTAAATACGGCTGTCGAAGAAACACGTCGGGTTCGTACGGATGATAAGCGAATTATTACGATTGGGACTTCACTACTACATCCCGCTGATCCATTTATGCAGTTATGGCAACAAGTTGCACCGACCATGGATAAATTTCAAATTCGGCTAGTCCAACTACAAGAAGATCTTAATTCTAGTAATCGTGAATACGCGATGTTGGGCCGTAGTAGCGACCTAATCGTTGGAACGTTTGACAGTACCACGTTGAAACACGCCTTTAGTGCCGTAAAGTTAGGCTCATATCAATTTGGTATCGCTGTGCGAAGTGACAACCCGTTAGCACAGTTAGATGAAATTTCATTTGCAGATTTAGCTGATCAGAAAGTCCTGATGGTTCCGGTAGGTATCAGTGAGAAAAACGATATTTTGCGACAAGAAATGTTGGCCACCGTTCCAAGTATTCATCCCATTGATACTAGTGGTCGCTATGACATCAATACCTTCAATCAAACGGTTGAAGAAAATATTGCAATGATTAGCCTAACCCCATGGAAAAACATTCACCCTAACCTGGTTACTATTCCATTAAAAACGGATGTTACGGTAGCGTACGGACTCTTAAGTACCAAATTTCCTGGTAAAAAGGTCGCCGACTTTTTACACGAATTCATTAAGGTTGATAGCCGGCAGCACAACAAGGCGTAA
- a CDS encoding SDR family oxidoreductase translates to MSVENKVIVITGASSGIGEASAKLLASHGAKVVLGARRESQLQEIVNDIKANGGQAVFRVTDVTNPADLTALVDLAKTEFGAIDVIFNNAGIMPTSPISALKTNEWNAMIDVNLKGVLNGVAAVMPDFTAQKHGQIITTSSVAGLKSFAGSGVYGATKFAVRNLMEVIRMESAQEHTNIRTTSLYPAAINTELLHTITDTSSKQGMNKLYAAVGITPDAVARVVDFAVAQPDEVNVNEFTIYPTKQA, encoded by the coding sequence ATGTCAGTAGAAAATAAAGTTATTGTTATTACCGGTGCTTCTTCAGGAATTGGCGAAGCTAGTGCCAAATTATTAGCAAGTCATGGTGCGAAGGTCGTTTTAGGCGCGCGTCGCGAAAGTCAGTTACAGGAGATTGTTAACGATATTAAAGCTAACGGTGGTCAAGCTGTCTTTCGAGTAACGGACGTTACGAACCCGGCTGATTTGACGGCATTAGTTGACTTAGCCAAGACTGAATTTGGTGCAATTGATGTAATCTTTAATAACGCCGGTATTATGCCAACCTCACCAATTAGCGCCTTAAAGACTAATGAATGGAACGCCATGATCGACGTTAACTTAAAAGGAGTCTTGAACGGGGTTGCCGCAGTAATGCCCGATTTCACGGCACAAAAACACGGACAGATCATCACGACTTCCTCAGTTGCCGGTTTAAAGAGTTTTGCTGGTTCCGGTGTTTACGGTGCGACTAAGTTTGCAGTTCGGAATTTAATGGAAGTTATTCGAATGGAGAGTGCGCAGGAACACACGAATATTCGGACGACCAGCCTTTATCCAGCAGCCATTAATACTGAACTTTTACACACCATTACTGATACCAGTTCCAAGCAGGGCATGAATAAGTTATACGCAGCCGTCGGTATTACCCCAGACGCCGTTGCCCGGGTCGTTGATTTTGCAGTTGCCCAACCAGACGAGGTCAATGTGAATGAATTTACGATTTATCCAACGAAACAAGCCTAA